A window of the Lolium perenne isolate Kyuss_39 chromosome 7, Kyuss_2.0, whole genome shotgun sequence genome harbors these coding sequences:
- the LOC127298184 gene encoding uncharacterized protein — protein MGRPEDAYSSILGHGEATPPFGQSPPLSGASSPSPLLLPANAQRSSAGRRRHGIARLICSPFAAVLRSRACARASATTDDNQSTKRPSLQDLLRMDAPSNLDLKQPSEPDMADPFDDSSWKDSAIVVFDFGEDDDTSRAEDEDEEEEAPPFAITKDQHGAVPGYEQQMVIVPAEEFDHGGPVAGIGAAGATVPAPTVLMNLERLVLVLAALRARSRALKGSYGRLAGRHPGVDADKAEMFYDRPIPLGRRCRLQHLEETPYF, from the coding sequence ATGGGAAGGCCCGAGGACGCCTACTCCAGTATCCTTGGCCACGGCGAGGCTACGCCACCGTTCGGCCAGTCCCCGCCGCTCTCGGGCGCGTCGTCTCCCTCGCCCCTGCTTCTACCGGCCAACGCCCAGAGGAGCTCCGCGGGAAGGAGGAGGCACGGCATCGCCAGGCTTATCTGTTCGCCCTTCGCTGCCGTCCTCAGATCAAGGGCGTGCGCGCGTGCCAGTGCAACTACAGACGACAACCAGTCGACGAAAAGGCCAAGCCTACAGGACCTCCTGAGAATGGATGCGCCGTCCAATCTCGACCTCAAGCAGCCCAGCGAGCCAGACATGGCCGACCCGTTCGACGACTCCAGCTGGAAAGATAGCGCCATCGTAGTGTTTGATTTCGGCGAGGACGACGACACGAGTCGAGCCGAAgacgaagacgaggaggaggaggcgccgccATTTGCCATCACCAAAGATCAGCACGGCGCCGTTCCTGGTTACGAGCAGCAGATGGTGATCGTGCCTGCGGAGGAGTTCGACCATGGTGGCCCGGTGGCAGGGATCGGTGCTGCAGGTGCCACCGTGCCGGCTCCCACTGTGCTGATGAACCTGGAGAGGCTCGTGCTCGTTCTTGCGGCGCTGCGCGCGCGCTCCAGGGCCCTGAAGGGCTCCTACGGTAGGCTGGCTGGTCGCCATCCTGGCGTTGATGCTGACAAGGCGGAAATGTTCTATGATCGGCCCATTCCGTTGGGGCGGCGGTGCAGGCTGCAGCACCTGGAGGAGACCCCTTACTTCTGA